ATTTCGATGAGCGTATTCTTACTGTTGTTATTGGTCGGTTTTGCCTATGAGTGGAAGAAAGGCGCTTTAGAGTGGGAGTAATGCATGGGGCTAGAGGAAAAGTTAAATAGCGATGGATTTGTAACCACTAGCATTCAAGATTTGTTGGATTGGGCTAGAACCGGCTCAATGTGGCCTGTGACATTCGGACTGGCTTGCTGTGCGGTAGAGATGATGCATGCCGGAGCTGCGCGTTATGACATGGATCGATTTGGTGTCATCTTCAGACCAAGCCCGCGTCAATCGGATGTGATGATTGTTGCTGGAACCTTAACCAACAAAATGGCACCAGCATTGCGTCGTGTTTACGAGCAAATGCCAGATCCAAAGTGGGTTATTTCGATGGGGTCTTGTGCCAATGGCGGAGGCTATTACCATTATTCATACTCCGTGGTCCGAGGCTGTGACCGTATTATCCCCGTCGATATTTATGTGCCAGGCTGTCCACCAACAGCCGAAGCCCTCCTGTACGGTATCATTCAGCTACAGAATAAAATTAAGCGTCAAACGGTGATCGCTCGACATGAGCGCCAGAGCAAAGATGATAAGACTTCTGAAGCAGACTCTAAAGAGCGAGCGACATCAAGCGAGGTGACGAGTGTCTGAAGCTTTAGTAAAGCAACTCGGAGAGATATTTGAAGATTCGCTGGTTGCTTGCGAAAAAGCACACGGCGAGGTCACCATCGAGGTTAGCAAAGATGATTTGCTGGAAATTTGCCGCACCTTACACAACCATGATGAGCTGGCTTTTGAGCAACTAATCGATGTCACCGTGGTCGACTACCTAACCTATGGTCAAGACGAGTGGGCGACCACTGAAGCTACGGGCGCAGGTTTTAGTCGGGGCCGCGAAGACTACCATCCGGTAAAACAAACATGGCAACGAGAGCGTTTTGCCGTGGTTTACCATTTGTTGTCGATTGCTCATAACCGACGTTTACGCGTGAAATGCTTCCTTAAAGAAAATCGCCCAACCTTGCCTTCAGTACTTGATATCTGGGCCAGTGCTAACTGGTATGAGCGTGAAGCCTTTGATTTATTCGGCATTTTATTTGCAGGTCACCCGGATTTACGTCGCATCATGACCGACTATGGTTTTGTGGGTCATCCATTCCGTAAAGATTTCCCATTGATAGGAAATGTTGAGCTTCGTTTTGATGCGAAACAAAACCGTTGCGTCTATGAGCCAGTGTCAATTGAGCCTAGGGTGTTGGTGCCTCGGGTGATTCGAAAGCACAAAGACGAGACGGTGTATGTCGCGGCTCCTGAGCAGGGAGGGCGCGATGGCTGAAATTCGTAACTACACGGTGAATTTTGGGCCGCAACACCCCGCGGCACATGGTGTTCTGCGCTTAATCTTAGAAATGGATGGTGAAACGGTGGTGCGAGCCGATCCGCATGTGGGGCTGCTGCATCGTGCGACGGAAAAGCTTGCCGAAAGCAAACCCTTTAATCAAAGCATTGGCTACATGGATCGCTTGGATTATGTCTCCATGATGTCCAACGAGCACGCCTATGTTATGGCGATTGAAAAGCTGATGGGGATAACGCCGCCGAAGCGTGCGCAATACATTCGCGTGATGTTTGCTGAAGTCACTCGAATTTTAAATCACTTAATGTGGTTAGGGGCGCATGGCTTGGATATCGGGGCCATGACCGTCTTTCTATATACCTTCCGAGAGCGTGAAACGCTGATGGATGCTTATGAAGCGGTCAGTGGTGCGCGAATGCATGCAACCTATTTTAGACCGGGCGGAGTTTATCGTGATTTGCCGGATAGTATGCCGCAATACAAAGAATCACCCTTCACCAACGCCAAGAAAGCAGAAGCGTTAAACCAGAACCGCCAAGGCAGCTTGCTCGATTATTTGTGGGATTTCACGGAGACTTTCCCGCAGTGTATTGATGATTATGAAAGCCTATTGACGGAAAACCGAATTTGGAAGCAACGTACGGTTGGCGTGGGTATTGTGCAGGCAGAGCGTGCCTTGCAGTTGGGCTTCAGTGGTCCAATGCTCCGTGGCTCGGGCGTTGAGTGGGACTTGCGTAAAAAGCAGCCCTATGAAGTGTACGATGAGTTGGAGTTTGATATTCCGGTGGGCAAGACTGGCGACTGTTATGACCGCTATTTGGTGCGGATGGAAGAAATGCGCCAATCGAATAAGATTGTCCGCCAATGCATCGAGTGGCTACAAAAGAATCCAGGCCCAGTGATGCTGGATAACCATAAGGTTACGCCTCCCAACCGCGAAACCATGAAGCATGATATGGAAGCCTTAATTCACCACTTTAAGTTATTTACCGAAGGTTATTGTGTGCCTGAGGGTGAGGTGTATTCGGCGATTGAACACCCTAAAGGTGAGTTTGGGGTTTACTTGGTGAGCGATGGTGCTAATAAACCGTATCGCGTGAAAATTCGTGCTGCAGGATTTGCCCATTTGTCAGCAATGAATGAGATGGTGAAAGGCCATATGTTAGCCGATGTGGTGGCCATTATCGGCACTCAAGACATTGTCTTTGGCGAAATTGATCGTTAGGTAGATAAGATGACTGACTCAAACTCAACACCCTTATCCGAATTGCT
The DNA window shown above is from Kangiella marina and carries:
- a CDS encoding NADH-quinone oxidoreductase subunit B family protein, whose product is MGLEEKLNSDGFVTTSIQDLLDWARTGSMWPVTFGLACCAVEMMHAGAARYDMDRFGVIFRPSPRQSDVMIVAGTLTNKMAPALRRVYEQMPDPKWVISMGSCANGGGYYHYSYSVVRGCDRIIPVDIYVPGCPPTAEALLYGIIQLQNKIKRQTVIARHERQSKDDKTSEADSKERATSSEVTSV
- a CDS encoding NADH-quinone oxidoreductase subunit C: MSEALVKQLGEIFEDSLVACEKAHGEVTIEVSKDDLLEICRTLHNHDELAFEQLIDVTVVDYLTYGQDEWATTEATGAGFSRGREDYHPVKQTWQRERFAVVYHLLSIAHNRRLRVKCFLKENRPTLPSVLDIWASANWYEREAFDLFGILFAGHPDLRRIMTDYGFVGHPFRKDFPLIGNVELRFDAKQNRCVYEPVSIEPRVLVPRVIRKHKDETVYVAAPEQGGRDG
- a CDS encoding NADH-quinone oxidoreductase subunit D; protein product: MAEIRNYTVNFGPQHPAAHGVLRLILEMDGETVVRADPHVGLLHRATEKLAESKPFNQSIGYMDRLDYVSMMSNEHAYVMAIEKLMGITPPKRAQYIRVMFAEVTRILNHLMWLGAHGLDIGAMTVFLYTFRERETLMDAYEAVSGARMHATYFRPGGVYRDLPDSMPQYKESPFTNAKKAEALNQNRQGSLLDYLWDFTETFPQCIDDYESLLTENRIWKQRTVGVGIVQAERALQLGFSGPMLRGSGVEWDLRKKQPYEVYDELEFDIPVGKTGDCYDRYLVRMEEMRQSNKIVRQCIEWLQKNPGPVMLDNHKVTPPNRETMKHDMEALIHHFKLFTEGYCVPEGEVYSAIEHPKGEFGVYLVSDGANKPYRVKIRAAGFAHLSAMNEMVKGHMLADVVAIIGTQDIVFGEIDR